The following DNA comes from Anopheles arabiensis isolate DONGOLA chromosome 3, AaraD3, whole genome shotgun sequence.
CTCTCAAAGCGAAGAAAGCTCCACTGGCTAGCTTTCCCACCAACAGGTgacgccaccagctttttctatttttagaagGCATGAGTCGTTTGTCGTCTGTTAATCGAAGTCTttttatattccgtttaggtatagagcttgagtcgtttagaatccgtttagtggtcgtttagtggatttgtggcacttgagATATGAATCTTCAccgatgagtgattcgaattcCAAACATTCACGAAtttttagagattcatgaattcgGATGTGTTGTAAATGTGCATCTCAATATTTCCTTGGCTTAGAAtccctagtaaaattttcaggcTGACACTTCGGAACCGTAACCGTGTAACCGTAACCGctatgaaaaaaaactaattaatctTCTGTGAATAAATAAAGCTTGTATTTTCTCGTGCAGATtagaaacatacaaaaaaaaactaccgaCAAAATTTGAAACTCTTATCGAAAACTACAGATAAAATATTGATGCACCTATCGATAACCGCAAAAATATCTGGCCACACTGACGGCCGCGCGCGTGAGTGCGACGGGCTGTCTCACTGCTCGAACGCGTGAGCCCAGCAGCAGTTTTGACATCAAACAGCCGCCATCTTAGAAAAAAATCGTGCGTGTGTCTCTTCGGGCAGCTCGGAGCGTTCTGTGCCGTAGTTTTGTGGcatttttcaccgttttcCGGTGGTAAAAGTGTAGTCCATCGGGCGGGGAAAGTGTAGCGCAGTGTGGCAGCGTGCGGTTCAGTGTTTGTGGTGCAGGAAAAGGCGTTTTTTGCTGGTGTTGTGTTGGAAAGCAAACTGCTTCGCCCCTGCTCAGATTCAGAAGCAACAAGTGGACGAGCACACCAAGTACGTCGTGCAATGTGGAAATTCATCGTCCAATATTGATCCGTCGCTCGCTTTCCGTTTGCCGTCGTGCTTGGCGCAGTGATTTTCACGTAGTGCTTGGAAAAGGGAAGCGTTCTGTGCGCCCCTCGGGGGTCAGGTTGTTCGCGGATCGtatgcaaaaaagggaaatatttTGAAAGTGCTACTGTTTTTTGACACTTACAcactcaccaacacacacatccgTACATATAGAGACGAACGGAGGAAGCGCGTTGTCTGCGTTTtgatggtgtgcgtgtgcgtacgGTATAGTTGTGTGAGTTTGGTTggcagagagtgtgtgtgggagaaGCGGGTGTGTGCGACGCGTTCAAGATCGGTGTGTGAAGCTGACGGCTGACCAAgcgagacagaaagagagtgatcgagacgaaaagaagtaaaaaaacgaGTCGGCTGTGTGCGTTGGGCGTCGTGCGTGTGTAGTGGTGATCACCGCATACTTGATCGCGCATAGTTTAGCAAAAACGTTTAAAGGAACACACACCGAAGCTGAAGAGGCTGTAGCAggccattcattcattcaatcTGCCGTTTCCCTGTGTGGCCACAGACTCCCCGGGATATCATTGATGCGCATGGCATGGATTACATTATGATGGTAGGCAATATTGAATGTCGCGTTTACATGTATTTACATCCACTTTTAGTAAGAAATGTCGCGTGAAACTTTGCCGCGAAAGACGTTGAAGCATGCCAAGACGAAGATCGAACCCTAATAGTTCACCGACGCATAAGCTTGCGAAGGAAAGGAATGTAGAGCACAACACACAGGAAAGGGCGCATAccatctcatcatcatcatcatcatcgtaccttgttgctggtggtggtgctgatgtTCACCTGCTTCCCTGTACACGCTTTTCTTCCGCCCTTCCATACGAGACGAGGATGTGGCGCAGATTGACACCTCCGTCCCCCTCTTCCACTCCGTTATCCATTATCAGAGATCGGCGTCTTTCCAAAATGCCACACACTTAAAAAAGGGGAGGATGGTTCTGAGGAATTTTGATGACTTCCGGGCATGGTTCGGGACTTCGATCCGCTCCGGGAacgacgcgcgcgcgcttgtgttTGCGCACACGCACGTATACACGATAcatacctgtgtgtgtgtgtgtgtggttatggGCAAAGATTGGGCAAAGCACAAGGGACGGAGAAAAtggaaggaaagaagaaaagcaacCAAGGAAGGTCCCGAAGAAGGGCACGCAACAGCGAATTAAGAGGAGAAGCAGAAGGGATAAAGGGATAATGCGCCCTTAGGGGAGGAAACGGGGCAACCGGGAAGCGCGCATATATTGCATTCACGCCGCATTGTAGAGGGGAACCCGAATGGAGCATATTTCTCGGATAtatcgggttttttttgttcctttccgCCTGTGTCTTATGTTGAATTAAATTCTCGAGAGTCTTCTTTCTCTCGTggctcttttttctgtttttaatgTGGCCTGGGAGAGTGGGGAGCATAAcgcgttcgtgtgtgtgtggtggtttaCTGTGCGGTGGCCCTTTTGCCCGTAGTGCTGCGCTGGGAAAGCGGTATTAATCGATTTGGAGCCCTTTTTTATTTGAGGTCTCTCTatctttgtatgtgtgtgtgtggtttctcACACAATAAGATACATTTTTGAGGGTATTCTTTAAGGCATGTTGATCTTTCTAGCAGCAAAACGGGTGAAAAAATGTTTCCATTCATGGGCACGCGGAATGTGGCCACCGCACGGAATCGCGTTGGAAGTTCTTCTAGCCATGATGGGTTTATGGCGTTCCGACCACGCTTcttcccatacacacacacacacactggcataCGTGCTCAAcatgttttttgctgctgccgctgctgctgctgtttcttgCTGCTATGGCGACGGATGCTGCTTATGCTTCGGCCACTTTTCTCTGATTCGTACGCTGATTCGACCTTGGGGCAATatttctgctttttttgtcttctctctctctctctttgcccCCCGTTTTTGAACGAAGGTGGTACCTTGGACCAAGACATTTATGCTACCACTGTCTAAAAGGGGGGACGTTTGAAATTGGTTACGTGGAGTGTGTGGTTGATGGTTGATGATCGATCGAAAATGGATTATTATCGTGATCTTTTTTGGAGCACTGCCCAAAGTGTTCTGGAGTTGTTTTATGCGACAGTGGGATAGAAATAATCAAACTAAATTGAAATTAGCAtagaattttgcattttatgcAGTTCTTTTATGGGCTTCACAATACAGTTTACAGGCTAATAAGTAGTTTAGGCAATTCAAACAGCCTTATTATTTTTTCGCCATTTATTTTCTCATTGCTATTGTCATTCAATTCGTTATCGGTGTTTAAGGTGTGGAAAATaattgtctttttttattacaaaaaaaaaaaacatgaagtcaATATATAGTCGTTGTCACCAAATCTTGGCTTTAAGGCATAAATTTTTGCCTCTCAggcattcattttttattctaaTACACctattttgtttgtaaatcATAAATATTTGACTCTTCTAAGAATCTTGATAATTTTACAAGGTATTTGAGCAGattttgtaattttacatCACATAATCCATACAAAAGCCTTGCAATATGATTGTAGTTTGTTAGAACATAATCAAACTTTATAAATTCTAAGCCATTGTTTACACCTGAAAATACATACCATGTTTTTTCACTACTTtggaacgtttaaatctcttttgaacaaaaaaatacttaatatttttttaaaattcaacattttttattattgtagtttgattttttcttggTCGTAGTAAGaattaaaattatgatgaaaatTGTCAAAATAATATGATATTTGCCGTATCCTTTATAAAACTATCGCGGCCCGCATTATGGCCCTATTACACTGGGAAGGTGGTAAGAAATTCGTACGTCAAACGCATTAGACAGCTTTTACCACGGTAGAAAAAGTGCCGAGAAGAATTTAACCGCCAAGAGCGCACAATCAAAAGTGAACAAAAGCTTGTTTTCGTTTAGATTTTCTAGATTTGCTGCGAGTTTTTATACTAGCGAGTAGAATTATCATGTCAAATCGCTTGCTGGCATCGGTACTGGCAGAAGAATTCTAATTCCATCGATCTAGGCTAATATAGCCTCTGATCCATATAATTCTTAAAATGGTACTTCACAATTGAATCATTTATTCCAATGCCCATCTTGTCCACAACTGGGGTTGATCTAATCACAAATTGATATCACATCAAATCTGATCCCTGTGTACGATTTAGGACATTTAGAAAATTTGGTCTTTTGACAATTTGATCTTGTAATtagattattattatatttgttTCCTTTATCTGAGGACATCAGTGACTCTTTTTTGCTCATTAAAATTAGAGTATGACCTCAAAGGCGGCACATTCGTCCATGTACCATCATCTGAGTGATaaaaaacaggttttttttttttgtacattttggCTAACGTATTAAAACCAGATAAAACTATTACATTACAacattgtattttttaaacagaATCAATGCCCATTGAAATTATCCATCAAATGATTTCAAAACTCCCTCACACTTAccatattttgttttctatatAGTTGCAATTTTAGCAATTGTTTCTTAGCTAGTTATAATTCTTATTCTGAGATGGATGAAAAATTTTCCTTTGCATGTAGAAAACGCATAGAAATATTAAGAAGACATATTAAAGAAACATAACAACTTGATAATTTAACGAGAAATTTGTGATTTGTGTGCTTTCAAAAATGAATTAACATATTATATTCCCTTTGTTGTCCCATTTTAGGCTTCCCGGCATGCATTCAGTCGCCCTAAACTTTGCGTATACCAGCGGGCACAGCATCCAAGAAGAATGTGCAACGCTAAAgcataagcgacgaacctgtaAGTTGTAGTGAAAAGGGACTTTTGCGGACCAAAAACTagtagaagtaaaaaaaaaaacaaacaaactccaaACCATCATCGAACACGCATGCCGATTGGCCCCCGCGCAGCGGATGGTACTGCAGAACGAGGGGCGCACGGTAAAGCACTCGGGTCCGGTACCCGGGCACGGCGGTAATGGTGACAGCAGCGATCCTGGCGACAGCACTATGGACAGCGACCTAGCCGGCCCCACCGAGACGTCGTCGGGCACAGCTACGAACAGTGGGGGAGGAGCGGAAGGCGAAGGACACATTACCTCCAATGGAGGTGGCAGCAGCGAGCGCATGTCCCACGAGCAGCCGGTGATCAAGCGGCAACGGATAGAGCACGATCGGGCCCACAGTAGAGGGGCGAGCAATGTGGGAGGCGGTCTGCATGGTCAGAGCAGTCCCGGCAGTGGTAGAAGCAACGGGTTGGCAACCGCAAACACAACACCAGCAAGCTCCAGTGGGAATTCTTCCAACTCTTCGTCGGCCTGTTCATCGTCCACCTCCCTTTCATCCTCACCTTCCTGCTCGTCGACGAAGCTGGTTCCTTCCTCCCTGGACCATTCGTCGGACGATGAGCATGCGCTTGCCTCGACACACTCCAGCACGGAGTTGGTCGGTCCGAACGGTCCCACCCACCATCCGGAAACGCCCGCCACCGCGCCCGTCGACTATCACGCCGTGTTTCAGGAAGCAATCGGTCGACAATGTCTCTGTACGATCGATTCCGGCGCGCTGCTAATGTCGTTTCAGGCGCATCGCGCCAGCCACACGGCAGGTGTCACGCCGGACACGGCCGCCCCACTCGCCGAGTGGCCGTTTGAGCATCTGCTCAAGTTTCTCTCGAACGTGCAGCTGCTGTTCGACACCTACCTGAAGCAAAACATCAAGGGCAACATCTGCGCGGGCGTGATGGAGCTCTGCAACTATCTGATCCGCAGCGAGGACCACCCCCATCTGGCGCACCCGCATCTGCGGCTGTACCGCGCGAGCAGTCCGGCGTTTGCGGCCGCCTTCCCGGCGCTCGACATCGACGAGCTGATCGGGctttgcagctgcagcagcaagtaCGTGAGCTACTTGGCCGGTCGAATACTGTCCTCGTTTCTGATCATCGTCAAGGACGACCCGGACGACGACCGGTGGCTGGAAAAGATCGTGGCGAACCTGTTCGACTTTGGGCAGCTGGATCTGCACGCGGTGCGCAAGATTAGCGCGAGCCTGGAGGTGATCAAGCGCATCGTCGAGTGGAAGGACGAAACCGAGCATCCGCTCGAGGAGGAAgcggccggtggtggtggtgatgttgctGCGGGTGGAGCAACTGCTGGCGAATGGGCCTCTCCCCCTGGTGCCGCTGGTGGATCGGGTGGACCTGCAGCTAGCAGTGCGGGACCAATGTTCGGTGCACCCTCACTGGCGGACAATTACTTCGCAACGCACTACGCATCGTCGCAGTACGATGgtgcggcggcagcggccagCATTTTCCATCCACCAGGCGGCGAATCGTCGGGCGGTTCGTCCTCGACCGGCTCCGCATCCACTTCGATCATCCCGCCCGCGTCCAAAGCTAACGAAccgccggcagcagcatcTAGTCACGGTACGCACAGTACTACGAATCATCaccttcaccatcaccaccaccatcaccgcacCTGCCGCTACATCACACTGACCGACTCGGAAAGCTTCGACACGACGCGCATCAAGTTCGAGACGATCAACATCCTCGGCGGCAAATGGTCCGCCCTGGTGAAGCACATCAGCTCGCTCACCCGGGCGCAGGCGAACAGCTCCAACCCGGCCGTCATGGTGGCGACCGAAACCTGCATCCTTACCTTTCTGCGCCTGTGGGAAAGTATTATCAGCGTGAAGGCGAACCTGTCGGTGGTGGAGACACAACCGTTTCACTCGCAGCTCGACAActtccagctgctgctgctcgttacCAAGAATGCGGTAATCTATCGCCAGATGCTGACGCTGTTCAACGAGGCACTGTGCTACGGCAGCACGCTCGCGCTGCAGGACCTCATCCCGGAGGAGGTGGGCAGCCTGGCGCACAACATCGTGCGCTCGGTCAAGGACTACCGGATACTGGACAAGATGCCGAAATCGTCGTACAGCAACCATCTCGGCTTTCTCGGGTATCAGGGCGAGATGGTGCGGTATCAGGACCGGCGGTTAGCCCGACTGCACGATGGCGGGACGGCCGGTGTCGGCAGTGTATCGGTGGCAGCGCCCGAAACGTGCTACGATCGGACGCTGCTGCAGAAGATGGCCCTGCTGGTGCTGAAGGCGGTCGCGGTGATCGTGAAGGAGATACGGTGCGACTCGAGCGACTCGAGCGTGGATAGCAGCGACTTTGACATGCAGGAGATACAGATGATCGAGCGCAGCATCCGCGATGTGGTGAAGAAGCTGGAAACGTTCCTGAAGGCGCAGCTCGAGTTCCACCCGGAGAGCCACTTCAGCAAGGTGCTGATCCACCTGTTCGACGACCAGGACGACTATCTGGTGGAGGCGATGGTGTGCACGCTGGACGTGACATCGGGCATCTCCTTCCGGAACAACGCGTTCCCGGAGCTGATTGCGATGCTCAACCCGGTGTACACGTTCATCGAGTTCAGCAATCTCGGGCCGAACATAACGCACCTCTTTCTCGACCTGCTGATCAGCCCGGAAACGTGCTTTCTGCTGTTTCTGCTGCGCTTCCTCAAGTACATACGGCAAAACTGGGCAATGTTTACGCAGAGCTGCTACAACTACTACCGGCATAACAGTTACAGTAATGCGGCCACGCTGCTACAGCATCGGTTACGTGCTGCTAGTGGGagcgtcggtggtggtggcagcagcggcagcaatgTAGGAGCACCGGTCGGTGATCATAGTGGCGCGGTGGCAGGTGCTGTTGGCTCGAACGCGAACGTCATACTGGACAGTGTGATGACCGTGTTGATCAGCCTGCGGCTACAGATCAGCCGGCTGGTGGCGGACACGCTGTTCCCGTACAATATTACTCCCATTTTGAGATTGATAGAAAACTGCGAAAGTCTGTACGAGGGCAACGAGCTGAGTTGAAGCGGGAAAGCAGCAGTTGGATTGAATTGTAGATACACATAGGGATGCGAAACGAAATGGGCGGGGCACGATCCCTTCCCTCCTTAGCAGTAATGTAACAAAAGTACAACCTTTTAGAAAGCGTATTTGAAATGTGCGTGCCTTTATCCTTGATAAGTGCTCTCTTAACGTATCCAAAATCCAGGCCCTCCGTTGTTCTCTCTTGGCGGCAGCAGCCGGAGTAGGCGGCTGACAAATGCATTCCACTTAGTACGGGCacgttttgtttccatttaatGTATTAGCCGTTTAGTAATTTGTAATTTGGGGACTGATTTTGTACAGTGGTTTTTGATTTTGTGTCGCGGCGACAATGAGGGTTCATattcaaaaactaaaaaaaaccctgatATTGTGGTGTACATAAGCTGTGTAGATAAGCGGTCTTACTTGTATGTGCAAGTGTCTTCCATAACCCCAGTTCCCAGTTATATGTTCgggatttgctttttttatttagtgtGACGCAAATGAGACACCTCGCGCACGATCCTTCGCAACAGTGGAGACAACCATTCCACCACGACGGAACGTGAGTGCTCCGCTTCTTTACGGTGCTGTCGAAACTTGCTAATCTTGCCACGAGTTGATAGTATGTCCATTCCAAAAGGCCGCACACTCGGCGCGCCACTGTACAAATGTCCAATTTCCCCAAAAGTGagggagcagcagcggcacaaGTAAACCTGCTAACCCAATTGTACCTCCTTCCCCACCCTCAATCTTAGGCTAGACAAGGTCACAAAATGAATTGTGTAAACTTTGAAGTAGAAAGTTTTAGCTTAATTTATATGTGCTATATATATGTATCTAAAATTATACAACGTGCGCTAGGCGAGTGTCGCACAGAGCAAAGTGCCTTGTTTTATTGAAATGACATCAAATGGCGCGCAGCCACCACTATTACTAATCACCGTGGAGAATGGGTTGTTGGTAGTGAGACACACCCCGTGCGtacgtttaatttaatttatcattCAGAAGGGAAGGACTTTCACGTTCGTGTGCTTTACAAGTAAAGAAGGGTGAACGAAGCGCAGAAAGTGTAAACAGGGGAGCAAGCAGGCAGGAGGAGGTGCCCGTACTCACACATATCGTCGTATCGAACGCGGTTGACCGCCGCTTCCACAATAGATTGTAATAAactatttaaatgatttttatattattggctcatttttatttcagcttaaattgaaaatgttcTAGATGACACTAAAGAAAATGGCGAAGgtatgaaaataatataaaaaataggGAAATAACAACACAAATAATCGATGAAAGCCATGAAAAATTACACTGAGCAGATGAGTATCGTAAACCTAATATAATGTGTAAATCGTTATATTCTTAAATCGTTTATATTCTTTGTAGACGGTTCTGCTTGCTTTTGTCACCTTTATACTCCGTTCTTCGGAGTTGTCATATATACtagagaaaagagaagaatggcTATAGATACTTGAATATTCAATCCACTGTTCAAaggtttatttaaaaaataatgtactTCCATCCTTTCATTACTCCTTAGCGATccaactcactcactctccGTCCTGATTAACGATTCACGCGTTTCGTATTTACGACTAACTGCCATTGCTTCAGTGTGAATAAGGTAAAACCTTGCTTCAGTGTGAATAAGGTTCTGGAGTCATTTCTAATAGAAAACCACGATAAAAGacgaaaaatcgaaaaacaGCAACTCTCCGTGTTGAGTTGATTCCATACCCTGCACTTAGTGGATTCGACTCACTCACATGCTATTACTTAGTGTGCACATCTCTACTATGTACAGTGGCGGTCACCTAAAGTCGGACATCTCATATTTTCACCTTTTATCTGTATTTGCGGCACCACGGACAATTCCCTAGACCTCTTATTGGATAACTTTCTTCACATATCTTTAAGGACACTCTTTAGCTATGCACATGCAAAAAATCAGACCgatatcttttaaaatctcGGAACACAGTtcataaatgtgataaaagtTATGATATTTATGCGGTCCAATAAAAGTCGgacattctttttttcataGCGAAATGACTACGTAGCATGCCAATATTGACCAATATGGTTCTTAAAtcttataattttatttttgatctGGAATGTATGCATCGATCAGACAAAAGCATTAGTTTTGATGTCGCGCAGGCTGATAAAATCCAGAAGGAATATTCATGCTTAAAACCATTGAAATTGTTAGGGTATCTAGAAAGTTATGGGGATGCATGAGCACTTATGGCCCGAAGTCGtaatcattatattgctgaaGAGAGATACGATTCTTGTTATTAACATGTTCAAAAATGCTCAATAACCAAACCAGGAACAAAAATGGTCAACCAATTCGAAGCAGTAATTATTCTATGTAAATAATGAACAATGGCATTGAGGCAATTCAGTATTAAATGACAATCTTAAAACATTCTCTTAAAAATTAGTATACTACTTCATTTGTAACATTGCAGAAACGGTATTTGGCTGATTAAGGTCATAGACCGCGCTTGGCATAGGTTAATACGCTGATGACTACCCAACATAATCGATGGGCCAATAATAACTGATTATAAATGACTTAAGCATAATATAAGCTAATATTGGCAAATTACGTGGTCATTTTGCAATGAAACGAAGACGGTCCGACTGTCAGTCATATTTTATAccttttatcacatttataCATGGTCTTAAAGGGATTTTA
Coding sequences within:
- the LOC120902086 gene encoding protein lines; this translates as MVLQNEGRTVKHSGPVPGHGGNGDSSDPGDSTMDSDLAGPTETSSGTATNSGGGAEGEGHITSNGGGSSERMSHEQPVIKRQRIEHDRAHSRGASNVGGGLHGQSSPGSGRSNGLATANTTPASSSGNSSNSSSACSSSTSLSSSPSCSSTKLVPSSLDHSSDDEHALASTHSSTELVGPNGPTHHPETPATAPVDYHAVFQEAIGRQCLCTIDSGALLMSFQAHRASHTAGVTPDTAAPLAEWPFEHLLKFLSNVQLLFDTYLKQNIKGNICAGVMELCNYLIRSEDHPHLAHPHLRLYRASSPAFAAAFPALDIDELIGLCSCSSKYVSYLAGRILSSFLIIVKDDPDDDRWLEKIVANLFDFGQLDLHAVRKISASLEVIKRIVEWKDETEHPLEEEAAGGGGDVAAGGATAGEWASPPGAAGGSGGPAASSAGPMFGAPSLADNYFATHYASSQYDGAAAAASIFHPPGGESSGGSSSTGSASTSIIPPASKANEPPAAASSHGTHSTTNHHLHHHHHHHRTCRYITLTDSESFDTTRIKFETINILGGKWSALVKHISSLTRAQANSSNPAVMVATETCILTFLRLWESIISVKANLSVVETQPFHSQLDNFQLLLLVTKNAVIYRQMLTLFNEALCYGSTLALQDLIPEEVGSLAHNIVRSVKDYRILDKMPKSSYSNHLGFLGYQGEMVRYQDRRLARLHDGGTAGVGSVSVAAPETCYDRTLLQKMALLVLKAVAVIVKEIRCDSSDSSVDSSDFDMQEIQMIERSIRDVVKKLETFLKAQLEFHPESHFSKVLIHLFDDQDDYLVEAMVCTLDVTSGISFRNNAFPELIAMLNPVYTFIEFSNLGPNITHLFLDLLISPETCFLLFLLRFLKYIRQNWAMFTQSCYNYYRHNSYSNAATLLQHRLRAASGSVGGGGSSGSNVGAPVGDHSGAVAGAVGSNANVILDSVMTVLISLRLQISRLVADTLFPYNITPILRLIENCESLYEGNELS